TCGACCAGCTTGGTTGCAAGCACGCCCAGCCAGATCAGGCTGATATGGTTCGCCTCGTAGATCGGCAGAAGGATCGGCAGCGTCAGCAGCAGGATGCCCAGCGGATCGAGGATCATGCCCAGCAGACAAAAGATCACGGCCGTGCCGAAAACCAGCATCACATAGCTGGCCCCCATATCAATCACCAGGTCGGTCATCGCTTCGGGGATACCGCTGATCGCCAGAAACCTCGAAAACAGGTTGGCACCGACCGCGATGATGAAGATCGCCGCAGTCATTTTTGCAGTGTCCATCAGCGCGATCCTGGAAACTTTCCAGTTCAGGGTGCCGCGCGCCGCCGCAATCACGAAGGACAACGCCGCCCCGACAGCCCCGGCCTGCGTGGGTGTGAATATCCCGGTGAACAGACCGCCGAAAACGCCCACCACCAGCAAGATCACGGGCCATGTCTCGCTCAGGGCCTCCAGCCGTTCGGACCATGTCGCGCTTTCGTCGAGCGACGGCGCGAGCGCGGGATTGATCCACACACGAACGATGATCACGGCCCAGTACCCCAGCATCGTCAGTACGCCCGGCACGATCGCGGCCAGAAACAGCTTGCTGATCGCGACCTCGGCAAAAATACCGTAGATGATCAGAAGGATGCTCGGCGGGATGAGCGACCCCATGGTGCCGGCTGCGGCAACCACGGCGGTACTCAGCCCGGGATCGTAGTCGCGCTTCAGCATTTCCGGCACCGCGATCCGGCCCATTGCCGCGGCGCAGGCCAGGCTGGAGCCGGCCGCCGCCGAAAACAGCGCCGCGCCGCCCACGCTGGCGACCGCCAGCCCGCCCGGCAGGAATGACAGCCAGACCCGGGCGGCCTTGAAGATCCCGCGCGTGATGTCGGTCTGGTAACAGACGTATCCCATCAACAGGAACATCGGGATCGAACTGAGGGTCCAGTGCGCGGCAAAATCATAGGGCACCGCCGTCAGCAGGCCGAAAGCCGCGCCGCTTCCCAGCATCGCCCAGAACCCGAAGAAGGACACGATACCCAGCGCGACCGCGATCGGAACGCGCAGCAAGACCAGCAGGATGACAGAAACGATGCCGCAAAGGCCGATCTGGAAAAAGCTCACCGTTCCACTCCTATTCGTACATGTCGTGATTGGGGCCGGCCATGCCAGCGTCGGTGAAAGGCCTCTGGATCAGCTTGGCCAGCAAGAGCAGAACCATCAGCCCCGCACCAAGAGGCAGACAGAAGCGACCGGGCCAGACGGTCACCGCCGCCATGCCCATGGATTGCTCGCCGATGAGGTATTTTTCGACGGCATCGATCCAGGTCTGCCAGGTGAGCAGCCCGTAGAACACCGCAGACAGCGCCAGAGCCAGCATGTCGAGAGCGGTCCTCGCCCCCGTCGGGAGCAGATCGTGGATCAGGTCGACCTTGATGTGCTCGTTGGTGTA
The nucleotide sequence above comes from Sagittula sp. P11. Encoded proteins:
- a CDS encoding TRAP transporter small permease; translated protein: MMVHVTLDVILSQFIAEPLPGTVDYVSYYYMVGLVFLPLPFVEYTNEHIKVDLIHDLLPTGARTALDMLALALSAVFYGLLTWQTWIDAVEKYLIGEQSMGMAAVTVWPGRFCLPLGAGLMVLLLLAKLIQRPFTDAGMAGPNHDMYE
- a CDS encoding TRAP transporter large permease → MSFFQIGLCGIVSVILLVLLRVPIAVALGIVSFFGFWAMLGSGAAFGLLTAVPYDFAAHWTLSSIPMFLLMGYVCYQTDITRGIFKAARVWLSFLPGGLAVASVGGAALFSAAAGSSLACAAAMGRIAVPEMLKRDYDPGLSTAVVAAAGTMGSLIPPSILLIIYGIFAEVAISKLFLAAIVPGVLTMLGYWAVIIVRVWINPALAPSLDESATWSERLEALSETWPVILLVVGVFGGLFTGIFTPTQAGAVGAALSFVIAAARGTLNWKVSRIALMDTAKMTAAIFIIAVGANLFSRFLAISGIPEAMTDLVIDMGASYVMLVFGTAVIFCLLGMILDPLGILLLTLPILLPIYEANHISLIWLGVLATKLVEMALITPPVGLNVFVIKGIVGDAVPISLIFKGVLWFLAADVVVLIIMVAFPELIMFLPELGN